ACGCAAAGAATATCATTAACATTTCAAAAACATTAATTTGAGGAAGGATTATTGCATTAGAGTGTGAAAATACCCCTCAACTCATAGCGTTATATATGAAACATGGACTTGAAAAACTACCAACCAAAGGAGAAAATAATTCATTAATTACTATGCTATTTAATAATTAGATTATTATTAATCTTTAACCGTTCCTATTATAGATTATGCATAACATTTCTTATTGATAATAAACAAAAGACCATCTGTCTTTTAGATGGTCTTTTTATGCAGATAACTAACAACAATCTATTGTTCAGTTGTTATTATTTATACGAATCTCACCTTTCGGTTCATAATCAGAGTCTTTTAATGGAGAGTGTTTTTCAATATATCCTTTCAATACTTCAGCATCGACAAACCCCGTATCAACATAACCAGGCAAATTATCAATCCGTGGATAACCATCTCCTCCAATCGCGTTAAAGTTCAACGTCGCCATACGATAAGTTTTATTTGAATCCAATGGCTTACCACCAATTTTTACATCACTGATATCCTTACCATTCTTCACAAAACTCACATTATAAAACTGCCCATAGGCGCCAGAATCCTTTTCCATATTTGCAACAGCCGTCAAATACGGCAAAACTTCGCTACCTTTGAAATCTACATAAGCCAGTTGGTTAGCAAATGGATGAACTTTCAGGACATCTTTGTAAGTAATATCTCCTGCTTCAATTGAATCACGAATTCCACCACCGCTCATTACTGCAAAATCAGCGTTTGTTCGTTCCATCTGGGCAGCCAATACAAGATGTGCCATATTTGTTTGAACGAAACGTACCTTATTGCGATCACCTTCTAATTTTTTATCTACTGAACCTATTTTTACATTAAGTATCCGGCTGCCCTTATCCTGATAAGGTGTCAGCAAATTGAGCATTTCAGGATTTTGTTTAATTTCATGCGTATAGTAAACACGCTCCGTACTCCCATCTTCTTTGGTCACTTTTTTCTTTAAATTAATAGGGATCAATTGATAATGAACCAGCTTGAATTCACCATTACGGAATTGAAAATCAGCCCGTCCTACGTATTTCCCCCACTCATGAGCCTGAACAATCCATGTGCCATTTTGGCGATCGGGAGCACAAGGTGTACCTGGAACATAATCCACTTGTTTATAGTTCTTATTCTCCGCAGACATACACACCGGATCTTGTGAATGTCCACCCACGATCATATTCAAATAACCCGCAGGCAGGCTGCGTGCCATTTCAACATCTCCCGGTGCATTCGTGCCATGATGACCATCGTCATAGTGTCCCATATGGGTTGCCGCAATAATCACGTCTGGCTTTTCATTCTTTTTCAGCTCTTCGATAACTTTTTTGGCTTCTTCAGCAGGAACGTGGAATTCAACATCCGGAAAATTAGCTGGATTACCTATTTTCGCAGTATCATCGGTTGTCAGGCCAAGAACAGCTATTTTCACGCCTTGTTTATCAAAAATGACATATGGCTTAAATAGACGCTTACCTGTACTGGTTTGGTAAATATTGGCAGAGAGAAATGGAAAATTTGCCCATTTTTGTTGCTGGTACAAGACATTCAGAGGCTTATCAAATTCATGGTTTCCTAATGCCATTGCATCATATCCCACCAGATTCATGCCCTTAAAATCGGGCTCAGCATCTTGCATATCCGATTCCGGTACGCCAGTGTTAATGTCACCACCTGACAATAACAATACGCTCCCCCCTTTCTTGGCAACCTCCTGACGAATGGAATCTACCACCGTTTTTTGGGCTGCCAAACCATACTCACCATAATCGTTATGCCAGAAGTGACCATGATGATCATTAGTATGCAAGATGGTAATGTCATAGGTTTTATCTTTTTCCCAGGCGTTTGCAATTAGCGGTGCCAATGATAGAGAAACAGCAAGGGCACATACTGACGCTTTAAATGATAATTTCATGGGATATCTCCATGTACTTTAAAATTCTATTGGTTATATGTTAGTGATGATTCACTCCTTTCAAGCCGCGGCTTAAAAGATGTCACCTTTTTGAAATTGCGGTCAAATTATATAGATATAAATAAAAATTTTGTGAATTATCTAAGATGTATTATGGTGTGAAAATTAAACAGTGACTCAACAAGCCTAAAAAAACTCCCCTACACACTTTGTTGATAATGACATTGATAAGCGAATAAATATGAGTGAAAAAAGTAAAACAACCTCTTTTCCAACATCACCAACAAAAACACATCAGACAGTTTTTTCAATTCTTGGTGCCATCAGCTTATCCCATATGCTGAATGATATGATTCAATCGTTGATTCTGGCTATTTATCCACTGCTGCAATCTGAATTCAGCCTCAGTTTTATTCAGGTTGGAATGATAACGCTGACCTATCAAGTAACAGCATCCTTATTGCAGCCTCTTATCGGTTTGTATACTGATAAACATCCACAGCCCTATTCACTGCCTATCGGTATGGGATTTACTCTATCTGGTTTGCTTCTATTAGCTTATGCTGAAAGTTTTTCAATTATCTTAATAGCCGCCGCACTGGTCGGTACAGGATCATCCGTTTTTCATCCAGAATCGTCACGAGTCGCGCGCATGGCTTCAGGTGGACGTCATGGTCTGGCACAATCTTTATTTCAAGTAGGGGGAAATTTAGGGAGTTCATTGGGTCCACTGTTAGCCGCTATTTTCATTGCGCCTTACGGCAAAGGAAACGTCGGTTGGTTTTCCCTGACAGCATTGTTAGCTATCGTAATCCTCTTGCAAGTCAGCCAGTGGTATAAGGTGCAGCATCGGGTTATAACCCCGCTGTCTTCTCGTGCTAATTCCCTGCCAAAGCTGCCTAGAAAAACTATCATAAATTCTTTTGCCATTCTTCTGTTACTGGTTTTCTCCAAGTATTTTTACCTAACCAGTATCAGTAGCTACTACACTTTTTACTTGATACAGAAATTTGGCTTATCAGTGCAAAATGCCCAGATCCACCTATTTATATTTTTATTTGCCGTAGCGGCAGGTACCCTGATTGGGGGGCCCGTTGGAGATAAGATAGGTCGGAAATATGTCATTTGGGGTTCAATTCTTGGTGTTGCACCTTTTACCCTGTTGTTACCTTATGCCTCCTTATGCTGGACAAGCATATTAACGGTTATTATTGGCATCATATTGGCCTCTGCATTTTCTGCTATTTTAGTCTATGCCCAAGAGCTTATTCCCGGCAAAACAGGCATGATTGCAGGTCTGTTCTTTGGCCTGGCTTTTGGTATGGGTGGTATCGGGGCTGCCGTACTTGGTTATGTTGCAGATAAAACCAGTATAGAATTGGTTTACAAAATTTGTGCTTTTCTACCACTTCTTGGTATTTTTACGCTATTCTTGCCAAATATAGAAAAGAACACTTAAAAAAGATAAGAAAAACCCCGAATAAGCATCATGTTTATGATGCTCTTTTTCTTTGTAAACTAGCGTAAATAATGGCAATGTATACATAAAATTACATTAAAATAGTATTTATGTAGATCATTCTCTTTTTTACCACTCAATATATTTCTTTATAACCTTTAATTATTTATAAAATATATTATTACCTCACCTAACTACAAAATTTATATACTCGCTACCCAGAAGGAGCCTTGATGGAGCATTCGACACCTCTTATCACGACCATTGTTGGCGGTTTTGTTCTTGCCTATCTGTTTGGCATGCTTGCGCAACGCCTGAGGATCTCACCTCTGGTAGGATACCTCGTAGCAGGTGTACTAGCGGGTCCTTTTACTCCTGGTTTTGTTGCCGATACATCTTTAGCTCCAGAGCTGTCAGAAATTGGCGTGATCTTACTGATGTTTGGTGTCGGTCTACATTTTTCACTTAAGGATTTGTTAGCCGTCAAATCAATTGCCATTCCCGGTGCTATCGCCCAAATTGCAGTTGCAACCTTATTAGGCACTGGATTATCAATGCTACTTGATTGGGGATTGCTCAACGGTATTGTATTTGGGCTTTGCCTGTCTACCGCCAGCACGGTGGTATTACTCAGGGCACTAGAAGAACGACAGCTCGTTGATAGTCATAGAGGACAAATTGCCATTGGTTGGTTAATTGTTGAAGATCTGGCTATGGTGCTGACGTTAGTCCTGCTTCCCGCCGCAGCCGGAATTATGGATAACCAAAACGCCAATATGGGTCAATTGCTGTTAAAGATATCTCTCACAGTTGGAAAAGTTGTTGTCTTTATTTTGTTGATGATTTTCGTCGGACGGCGTGTCATTCCCTGGTTACTGGCGAAAACTGCTGGGACAGGCTCCCGTGAACTATTTACACTGGCTGTACTTGCCATTGCACTAGGTGTTGCTTATGGTGCAGTGACATTATTTGATGCTTCATTTGCCCTCGGTGCCTTCTTCGCAGGTATGGTACTGAATGAATCAGAATTAAGTCATCGGGCTGCGCAAGACACTTTACCGTTAAGGGATGCTTTCGCGGTTCTTTTCTTCGTTTCCGTTGGCATGCTGTTTGATCCTATGGTCTTACTCCAACAGCCTCTGGCAATTTTAGGAACCCTTGCCATTATTATCATTGGCAAATCATTAGCTGCCATGCTACTGGTCAGAATGTTTGGGCATTCACGACGCACAGCTTTAACCATTTCAGCCAGTCTCGCCCAAATTGGTGAATTTGCCTTTATTCTCGCTGGGCTTGGTGTCACGCTGGGATTCTTGGATGGGGAAGCCCGTAACCTTGTACTGGCTGGTGCCATCATTTCAATCATGCTGAATCCTGTTCTATTCAGTTTACTGGATCGCTATTTGGAAAAAACAGAAACCATCGAAGAACAATTACTCGAAGAAACATTGGAAGAAGAAACCCAAATTCCTGTCGATATTTGTGGTCACGCTATTGTCGTGGGTTATGGCCGAGTGGGAAATCAGCTTTGTCAGCGTTTACAAGAAAAAAATTTTCCCGTCGTGGTGATTGAAGATACACGCGCCCGCTTTGAAGAGTTAGGCGAAATGGGTATCAGTGCCGTAATAGGTAATGCCGTCAATAAAGAGATTATGGCTCTGGCAAGGCTCGATTGTGCTTGTATTTTATTCCTGACAATCCCCAATGGTTATGAATCTGGTGAAATTGTTGCGAATGTCAGAGAAATCAGGCCAGATATCAATATCATTGTTCGAGCACATTATGATGATGAAGTTACTTACATTACGGAGCGCGGCACTAACCACATTATCATTGGTGAACATGAAATAGCACGGGCAATGGCTGATGCATTACCTGAATATGAAGAAGGTTGTCCAATAGAGCCACCATCAGTTCATTCGCCAGCGCGCCTATCATCAACATAACTTACGAGCCAAAAGGATATCCCCATAACATGGGATATCCAATAAAAATAATTAAAACAATATATTAGCTTGGTAGAATCAACGTCCCCAGTAAGATTCTTCCAGACTATCCTCTTTCTCCGGCAACCCCCTAGTTAGACGCGGAGAATGCTGACTTAATACCTGATAACTCACTCTATTCGCGTACTTGCATACCTGAGCCAAAGAAGAATAGGTTAAATAAGAGCGCGCATGTTTGCTGGAATTCGGTACGTTCATGCGATGATAGTTATTGGCAGTGATATCATGCAGCAATGCAGATAATGCGCCATCCCCAGCACCATTGGTATTCATGATTTTTTCAGG
The sequence above is drawn from the Xenorhabdus ishibashii genome and encodes:
- the ushA gene encoding bifunctional UDP-sugar hydrolase/5'-nucleotidase UshA; the encoded protein is MKLSFKASVCALAVSLSLAPLIANAWEKDKTYDITILHTNDHHGHFWHNDYGEYGLAAQKTVVDSIRQEVAKKGGSVLLLSGGDINTGVPESDMQDAEPDFKGMNLVGYDAMALGNHEFDKPLNVLYQQQKWANFPFLSANIYQTSTGKRLFKPYVIFDKQGVKIAVLGLTTDDTAKIGNPANFPDVEFHVPAEEAKKVIEELKKNEKPDVIIAATHMGHYDDGHHGTNAPGDVEMARSLPAGYLNMIVGGHSQDPVCMSAENKNYKQVDYVPGTPCAPDRQNGTWIVQAHEWGKYVGRADFQFRNGEFKLVHYQLIPINLKKKVTKEDGSTERVYYTHEIKQNPEMLNLLTPYQDKGSRILNVKIGSVDKKLEGDRNKVRFVQTNMAHLVLAAQMERTNADFAVMSGGGIRDSIEAGDITYKDVLKVHPFANQLAYVDFKGSEVLPYLTAVANMEKDSGAYGQFYNVSFVKNGKDISDVKIGGKPLDSNKTYRMATLNFNAIGGDGYPRIDNLPGYVDTGFVDAEVLKGYIEKHSPLKDSDYEPKGEIRINNNN
- a CDS encoding MFS transporter gives rise to the protein MSEKSKTTSFPTSPTKTHQTVFSILGAISLSHMLNDMIQSLILAIYPLLQSEFSLSFIQVGMITLTYQVTASLLQPLIGLYTDKHPQPYSLPIGMGFTLSGLLLLAYAESFSIILIAAALVGTGSSVFHPESSRVARMASGGRHGLAQSLFQVGGNLGSSLGPLLAAIFIAPYGKGNVGWFSLTALLAIVILLQVSQWYKVQHRVITPLSSRANSLPKLPRKTIINSFAILLLLVFSKYFYLTSISSYYTFYLIQKFGLSVQNAQIHLFIFLFAVAAGTLIGGPVGDKIGRKYVIWGSILGVAPFTLLLPYASLCWTSILTVIIGIILASAFSAILVYAQELIPGKTGMIAGLFFGLAFGMGGIGAAVLGYVADKTSIELVYKICAFLPLLGIFTLFLPNIEKNT
- the ybaL gene encoding YbaL family putative K(+) efflux transporter, which codes for MEHSTPLITTIVGGFVLAYLFGMLAQRLRISPLVGYLVAGVLAGPFTPGFVADTSLAPELSEIGVILLMFGVGLHFSLKDLLAVKSIAIPGAIAQIAVATLLGTGLSMLLDWGLLNGIVFGLCLSTASTVVLLRALEERQLVDSHRGQIAIGWLIVEDLAMVLTLVLLPAAAGIMDNQNANMGQLLLKISLTVGKVVVFILLMIFVGRRVIPWLLAKTAGTGSRELFTLAVLAIALGVAYGAVTLFDASFALGAFFAGMVLNESELSHRAAQDTLPLRDAFAVLFFVSVGMLFDPMVLLQQPLAILGTLAIIIIGKSLAAMLLVRMFGHSRRTALTISASLAQIGEFAFILAGLGVTLGFLDGEARNLVLAGAIISIMLNPVLFSLLDRYLEKTETIEEQLLEETLEEETQIPVDICGHAIVVGYGRVGNQLCQRLQEKNFPVVVIEDTRARFEELGEMGISAVIGNAVNKEIMALARLDCACILFLTIPNGYESGEIVANVREIRPDINIIVRAHYDDEVTYITERGTNHIIIGEHEIARAMADALPEYEEGCPIEPPSVHSPARLSST